The Caldicellulosiruptor obsidiansis OB47 genome segment AGAGCATCGAATTAGAATCATACCACTTGGTGGGCTTAACGAAATTGGAAAGAACATGCTTGTTATTGAAGTAAACGACGAGATAGTTGTCATTGACTGTGGTCTTGCATTCCCAGAAGATGAGATGCTTGGTATTGACCTTGTAATACCGGACATATCATATCTTATCAAGAATAAGGAAAAGGTAAGAGCTTTGATTCTCACACACGGTCATGAAGACCATATTGGAGCTATACCGTATGTACTGCGCGATTTAAATATTCCAATTTATGGCACAAAACTTACACTTGGGCTTGTTGAGATAAAGCTTATCGAATTTGGTATAGATTTGAACTCTGTAAAGCTGTTCACTGTCAGGGCAGGGGATGTAATTAGTTTTAACAATATGCGCATTGAGTTTATCAGAACAACACATTCAATAGCTGACTCTGTTGCTGTTGCTATACACACACCGCTTGGTCCCATTGTCCACACAGGCGATTTCAAAGTAGACTTTACCCCTATTGAAGGTGAGCCGATTGACCTTATAAGGTTTGCAGAGCTTGGCAAACAGGGTGTCCTTGCGCTTTTATGTGATTCAACGAATGCAGAAAGACCTGGTTTTACATTGTCTGAAAAGACTGTTGGTGCGACATTTGACAGGATATTTTCCCAGGCTCAGGGGAGAGTAATTGTTGCAACATTTTCTTCGCACATTCACAGAGTACAGCAGGTTATAAACTCGGCAGAAAAGCAAGGAAGAAAGATTTGCGTTTTGGGAAGAAGCATGGTGAATGTTGTGAACAAAGCACTTGAACTTGGGTATCTGAAGATGCCAGATGGGATGCTGATTGATGTTGATGAACTTGATAACTACCCTTTGAACAAGATTGTCCTTATTACCACAGGAAGCCAAGGCGAGCCTATGTCTGCACTTTCACGAATGGCTTCTGCCGAGCACAAAAAGGTAGGGATTATACCCGGTGATGTTGTTATAAT includes the following:
- a CDS encoding ribonuclease J, which gives rise to MKKKQEHRIRIIPLGGLNEIGKNMLVIEVNDEIVVIDCGLAFPEDEMLGIDLVIPDISYLIKNKEKVRALILTHGHEDHIGAIPYVLRDLNIPIYGTKLTLGLVEIKLIEFGIDLNSVKLFTVRAGDVISFNNMRIEFIRTTHSIADSVAVAIHTPLGPIVHTGDFKVDFTPIEGEPIDLIRFAELGKQGVLALLCDSTNAERPGFTLSEKTVGATFDRIFSQAQGRVIVATFSSHIHRVQQVINSAEKQGRKICVLGRSMVNVVNKALELGYLKMPDGMLIDVDELDNYPLNKIVLITTGSQGEPMSALSRMASAEHKKVGIIPGDVVIISATPIPGNEKFVNRVINDLFRQGAQVIYEDIDDIHVSGHACQEEIKLIHNLTKPKYSIPVHGEFKHLIHHAKLAMELGEKNVFVLENGKVLEITKDGAKVVGMVQAGNVLVDGLGVGDVGNVVLRDRRHLAQDGLFIVVLTIDSSTRDVLSGPDIITRGFIYIKESEPLIEEAKRVIKDVLYFCYKNDITEPNAIKVILKDNLRNFLFEKTRRNPMIIPIITEI